The following are encoded in a window of Scophthalmus maximus strain ysfricsl-2021 chromosome 2, ASM2237912v1, whole genome shotgun sequence genomic DNA:
- the LOC118301485 gene encoding glycerophosphodiester phosphodiesterase domain-containing protein 5-like codes for MASPLSRLRFGRLPGLRAKLLRRHEHRPLVSCLSGLYGCRWRRHERSCTPPGDCCCSKLEGLSFALLAATFCLTLVFLYFWGQAKNDYNDFDWFNFGNLGFWFPWSVVLLVIAAGFFTYVTVLMLLAVCLMSEGQKLHLHWSHKVGILVSLTFSVAATAILSNLWSNEWTTLLLSFQVTAPYLHVGGVLLMTALAWPIALHFFRMNSRGRRVLIVGCYLVVLFAIDLLPLGLYSPCIKERRSLGPAPALIGHRGAPMLAPENTLMSFEKAVEAGSDGLETDVTISLDGVPFLMHDRTLRRTTDVRQVFPNRTDAPAAMFTWSELQSLNAGAWFLSNNPFGTAGSLGAAERRRAANQSVCSLQAVLQLAARTDQLVIFDLYRPPRGHPYRNTWIQRTLEVVHNQSTIRSSQVLWLPSDLRALVQETDPELQQTSGSRLPLDELQSNNIVKLNLHYTSMSAELVSEYAAVNITTNLYVVSQPWLFSLAWCSGVHSVTTNAPQLLRTMSGPLLLMSPDEFNLMWILTDLLSLLLIVIIFTFHWWRERGLSFCSDVTVTPDNGTYSKFKTEMSDIWSVSSANSQAEKTPNLATATPSADTRLPEEPTWQL; via the exons ATGGCGTCCCCGTTGTCCCGGCTGCGGTTCGGCCGGCTGCCTGGTCTCCGGGCCAAACTGCTGCGTCGCCACGAGCACCGGCCTCTGGTGTCGTGTCTGTCCGGCCTGTACGGCTGCAGGTGGCGACGCCACGAGAGGAGCTGCACGCCGCCCGgagactgctgctgcagcaag TTGGAAGGTTTGAGCTTCGCTCTGCTGGCGGCGACTTTCTGCCTGACGCTGGTGTTCCTCTACTTCTGGGGACAAGCGAAGAACGACTACAACGACTTCGACTG GTTTAACTTCGGGAACCTGGGCTTCTGGTTCCCCTGGTCCGTGGTGCTGCTGGTCATCGCTGCAGGATTCTTCACCTACGTCACGGTGCTCATG CTGCTCGCGGTGTGTCTGATGTCCGAGGGTCAGAAGCTCCATTTACACTGGAGCCACAAG GTCGGGATCCTGGTGAGTCTGACGTTCTCCGTCGCAGCCACCGCCATCTTGTCCAACCTGTGGAGCAACGAGTGGACCACGTTGCTTCTCTCCTTCCAg GTCACGGCGCCTTATTTACACGTGGGCGGAGTCTTGCTGATGACGGCGCTGGCTTGGCCTATCGCGTTGCATTTCTTCCGCATGAACAGCAGAG gaagGCGTGTCCTGATCGTCGGCTGTTACCTGGTCGTCCTGTTCGCCATCGACCTGCTGCCGCTCGGTTTGTATTCTCCTTGTATCAAAGAGAGGCGGAGCCTGGGCCCTGCGCCAGCCCTCATCGGCCACAGGGGGGCGCCCATG ctcgctccagaaaacacactgatgtCGTTTGAAAAGGCCGTGGAGGCCGGAAGTGACGGTCTGGAGACGGACGTCACCATCAG TTTGGACGGCGTTCCCTTCCTGATGCACGACCGCACGCTGCGGCGAACCACCGACGTCCGGCAGGTTTTCCCGAACCGGACCGACGCCCCGGCCGCCATGTTCACCTGGAGCGAGCTGCAGAGCCTGAACGCCGGCGCCTGGTTCCTCTCC aacaATCCGTTCGGAACAGCCGGCTCTCTGGGCgcggcggagcggcggcgggcggCAAACCAGAGCGTCTGCAGCCTGCAGGCCGTCCTGCAGCTGGCGGCTCGGACCGACCAGCTGGTGATCTTTGACCTCTACCGGCCGCCCAGGGGTCACCCGTACAGGAACACCTGGATCCAACGCACGCTGGAGGTCGTCCACAACCAGTCGACCATCCGCTCCTCGCAG GTGCTCTGGCTGCCGTCGGACCTCAGAGCTCTGGTGCAGGAAACCGACCCCGAGCTGCAGCAGACGTCAGGAAGTCGACTCCCTCTGGACGAGCTGCAGAGCAACAACATCGTCAAACTGAACCTGCACTACACGTCCATGTCGGCCGAGCtcgtcag CGAGTACGCCGCCGTGAACATCACCACCAACCTGTACGTGGTCAGTCAGCCGTGGCTCTTCTCTCTGGCCTGGTGCAGCGGCGTCCACTCGGTCACCACCAACGCCCCCCAGCTGCTCCGCACCATGAgcggccccctcctcctcatg AGTCCAGATGAGTTTAACCTGATGTGGATCCTCACCGACCTGCTGTCGCTTCTGctcatcgtcatcatcttcaCTTTTCACTG GTGGCGAGAGCGAGGTTTGTCGTTCTGCTCGGACGTCACCGTCACGCCGGACAACGGCACCTACAGCAAGTTCAAGACGG AGATGAGCGACATATGGTCGGTCTCCAGCGCCAACTCGCAGGCGGAGAAGACCCCAAACCTGGCAACCGCCACACCGAGCGCCGACACCCGCCTCCCAGAGGAGCCGACCTGGCAACTCTGA